From Prevotella melaninogenica, the proteins below share one genomic window:
- the queC gene encoding 7-cyano-7-deazaguanine synthase QueC produces MKDSVIIVSGGLDSITLLYDKAETIALAISFDYGQNHGAKELPYAQYHCEKLGIPHITIPLSFMHQYFKSSLLDGADAIPEGHYEEENMKSTVVPFRNGIMLAIATGIAESHELKRVYIANHGGDHTIYPDCRPEFIHAMNGATEAGTFVKVRVEAPYTEITKAEIVARGAALGIDYSKTWSCYKGADIHCGKCGTCVERKEAFEAAGVKDPTIYSKE; encoded by the coding sequence ATGAAAGATTCGGTTATTATTGTCAGTGGTGGACTTGATTCTATCACGTTGCTTTATGATAAGGCGGAGACGATCGCTTTAGCAATCTCTTTCGACTATGGTCAGAACCATGGGGCTAAGGAACTGCCTTATGCTCAGTATCATTGTGAGAAGTTGGGGATTCCTCATATAACGATTCCACTGTCTTTTATGCACCAGTATTTTAAGAGTTCGTTGCTTGATGGGGCTGATGCTATTCCAGAGGGGCATTATGAAGAGGAGAATATGAAGTCGACTGTTGTTCCTTTCCGTAATGGTATTATGCTTGCGATTGCAACGGGTATTGCCGAGAGTCATGAGTTGAAGCGTGTGTATATTGCAAATCATGGTGGCGACCATACGATTTATCCTGACTGTCGCCCAGAGTTTATTCATGCGATGAATGGTGCTACGGAGGCTGGAACCTTTGTGAAGGTGCGTGTGGAGGCTCCTTATACGGAGATTACTAAGGCTGAGATTGTGGCGCGTGGTGCTGCGTTGGGAATAGACTATTCTAAGACTTGGAGCTGTTATAAAGGTGCTGATATTCACTGTGGTAAGTGTGGAACATGCGTTGAACGTAAGGAAGCCTTTGAAGCTGCAGGGGTGAAGGACCCAACGATTTATAGCAAGGAATGA
- a CDS encoding phosphoglycerate kinase yields MKINDFNFAGHKAIVRVDFNVPLDENGHVTDETRIRGALPTLKKVLADGGALIMMSHMGKPKGKVKPELSLSQIVKNVSNTLGVEVKFAKDAGNAEAEAAALKPGEALLLENLRYYPEEEGKPVGVEKGTPEFDAAKAEMKERQKDFAKKLASYADVYVNDAFGTAHRKHASTAVIADYFDADHKMLGYLMEKEVTAIDNVLKNAQHPFTAIIGGSKVSSKLGVIKNLLDKVDNLIIGGGMGYTFIKAQGGKIGKSLHEDDLMPEALNVIAAAKEKGVNLSLSVATVCGKDFSNDTERKVFPIDQIPDEWEGMDASDESIEAWKKIILASKTILWNGPVGVFELENFAKGTGEIAKAVAQATQENGAYSLVGGGDSVAAVNKFGLADKVSYVSTGGGAMLEAIEGKVLPGVAAIEK; encoded by the coding sequence ATGAAAATTAACGATTTTAACTTCGCTGGACATAAGGCTATCGTCCGCGTAGACTTCAATGTGCCTTTGGATGAGAATGGTCATGTAACTGACGAGACACGTATCCGTGGTGCTTTGCCAACACTTAAGAAGGTATTGGCTGACGGTGGTGCTCTTATCATGATGAGCCACATGGGTAAGCCTAAGGGCAAAGTGAAGCCAGAGCTTTCATTGAGCCAGATTGTTAAGAACGTAAGCAATACTCTCGGCGTTGAGGTTAAGTTCGCTAAGGACGCTGGTAACGCTGAAGCTGAGGCTGCTGCATTGAAACCAGGCGAGGCTCTCTTGCTTGAGAACCTTCGTTACTACCCAGAAGAGGAAGGCAAGCCAGTAGGTGTTGAGAAGGGAACTCCAGAGTTCGACGCTGCAAAGGCAGAGATGAAGGAACGTCAGAAGGACTTCGCTAAGAAGCTCGCTTCATACGCTGACGTATATGTAAACGATGCATTCGGTACAGCTCACCGCAAGCACGCATCTACAGCAGTTATCGCTGACTACTTCGATGCTGACCACAAGATGTTGGGTTACCTCATGGAGAAAGAGGTTACAGCTATCGACAACGTATTGAAGAACGCTCAGCATCCTTTCACCGCTATCATCGGTGGTTCAAAGGTTAGCTCTAAGCTCGGTGTTATAAAGAACCTCCTCGACAAGGTTGACAACCTCATCATCGGTGGCGGTATGGGTTATACCTTCATCAAGGCACAGGGCGGTAAGATTGGTAAGTCACTCCATGAGGACGATTTGATGCCAGAGGCATTGAACGTTATTGCTGCAGCTAAGGAGAAGGGTGTAAACCTTTCACTCTCTGTTGCTACTGTTTGTGGTAAGGATTTCTCTAACGACACGGAGCGTAAGGTATTCCCTATCGACCAGATTCCTGATGAGTGGGAAGGTATGGACGCATCTGATGAGAGCATCGAGGCATGGAAGAAGATTATCCTCGCTTCTAAGACTATCCTTTGGAACGGTCCTGTAGGCGTATTCGAATTGGAGAACTTTGCTAAGGGTACTGGTGAGATTGCTAAGGCTGTTGCACAGGCAACTCAGGAGAATGGTGCTTACTCACTCGTTGGTGGTGGTGACTCTGTTGCTGCTGTTAACAAGTTTGGTCTTGCTGACAAGGTTTCTTATGTATCTACTGGTGGTGGTGCTATGCTCGAGGCTATCGAGGGTAAGGTACTCCCAGGTGTAGCTGCTATCGAGAAGTAA
- a CDS encoding SanA/YdcF family protein: MKKNKQRKKQIILSTTAIIAILGAIIALCNIIVDKNAKGRTFNDINDVPTMQTALLLGTNPKARGGKRPSSFYMARIKATVELYKHGKFKQLIISGDKREGYDEPQTMRHDLIVRGVPDSIITMDGQGYRTLLSMRNIKQHFGVNDMIIISQKWHNERSIFLADKMNIKAVGYNADDVRHPRAIWTHIRELLARVKLFIDLYITHRKDFCE; this comes from the coding sequence ATGAAGAAAAACAAACAAAGGAAAAAGCAAATCATTCTTTCCACCACCGCTATCATTGCTATACTCGGAGCGATAATTGCATTGTGCAATATTATTGTTGATAAGAATGCAAAAGGAAGAACATTCAATGATATCAATGATGTTCCCACTATGCAGACAGCCTTACTGCTCGGTACTAACCCAAAGGCAAGGGGAGGGAAAAGACCGAGTTCCTTCTATATGGCACGTATCAAGGCGACTGTAGAACTTTACAAACATGGGAAGTTCAAACAACTTATTATCAGTGGAGACAAGCGCGAAGGATATGACGAACCACAAACAATGCGCCACGACCTTATAGTAAGAGGTGTGCCTGATAGTATCATCACAATGGACGGACAAGGCTATCGCACCCTACTCTCTATGAGAAATATTAAGCAACACTTTGGAGTAAATGATATGATTATCATCTCACAGAAGTGGCACAATGAACGTAGCATCTTTTTAGCAGACAAGATGAATATTAAAGCTGTGGGATATAATGCTGATGACGTACGACATCCAAGGGCGATATGGACACATATAAGGGAGTTGCTGGCAAGAGTTAAACTCTTTATTGACTTGTATATTACACATCGAAAAGACTTCTGTGAGTAG
- a CDS encoding LytTR family DNA-binding domain-containing protein: protein MKQLLIIQNGSTEMMRLAFDEILYIRSDGNYCVMTLSNGEEIQLWMNLKAITELIDQQMRQQEIVFVRVGKQYVLNLHYISRIDTKKDQLSLWRKELSQKIVLDSISHKALQLLEEGLKQKQNEL, encoded by the coding sequence GTGAAACAGCTGTTAATCATACAAAACGGAAGCACAGAAATGATGCGACTGGCGTTTGACGAGATTCTTTATATCCGGTCAGACGGCAACTACTGTGTGATGACGCTTTCAAATGGTGAGGAGATACAGTTATGGATGAACCTCAAAGCCATTACAGAACTCATTGATCAACAGATGAGACAGCAAGAAATTGTATTCGTAAGGGTGGGTAAACAATACGTTCTCAACCTTCACTATATCAGTAGAATTGACACGAAGAAGGACCAGCTGAGCCTGTGGAGAAAAGAACTATCACAAAAGATAGTACTCGACTCTATCTCCCATAAAGCGCTGCAGCTCCTTGAAGAGGGTTTAAAACAAAAACAGAATGAGCTATAG